Proteins co-encoded in one Papaver somniferum cultivar HN1 chromosome 5, ASM357369v1, whole genome shotgun sequence genomic window:
- the LOC113280911 gene encoding uncharacterized protein LOC113280911 isoform X1: MVLVISAHRDIMMGVVDRWETSPPEEKDQVLQLFVDDVQLNLNNLAYESKDDLLADLEIIKKLNSIFEPQRMKHQEDICNVLLDQTRAMQGILKPDGFSPWVHFSEDVLIKLIQLLMADMLSSGKGKEIKKWMKQKMEDAGSKEDISKYLYRSEEKEQSLIYSLQEMGAEVENLKKAKLVDKSRGFIIGKCHSTKTETKKDRLALKKKYSHLQEQLKCASSEYTKLCGIELPFEEHSRNVRQCLRRLKERVECQLY, from the exons ATGGTTCTTGTCATCTCTGCTCACAG GGATATTATGATGGGTGTTGTGGATAGATGGGAAACTTCCCCACCAGAAGAAAAAGACCAAGTCCTACaattatttgttgatgatgtaCAACTCAATCTAAACAATCTTGCATATGAATCTAAGGATGATTTACTTGCAGATTTGGAAATCATCAAA AAGCTTAATTCAATATTCGAACCTCAAAGAATGAAGCACCAAGAAGATATCTGCAATGTTCTACTTGATCAAACCAGAGCAATGCAGGGAATACTCAAG CCAGATGGTTTCTCTCCCTGGGTACATTTTTCTGAAGATGTTCTTATTAAACTG ATACAACTTCTAATGGCAGATATGTTAAGCTCAGGAAAAGGCAAAGAAATTAAGAAGTGGATGAAACAGAAGATGGAGGATGCTGGAagcaaagaggatatttcaaagtATCTATACCGTTCCGAAGAAAAGGAACAGTCTTTAATTTATTCATTACAGGAAATGGGAGCCGAGGTTGAAAATCTAAAGAAAGCCAAGCTAGTGGATAAGAGTCGGGGTTTCATAATAGGAAAATGTCACTCGACGAAGACCGAGACAAAGAAAGACAGGCTCGCcctaaagaaaaaatattcg CATTTGCAGGAGCAATTGAAATGCGCATCATCTGAGTATACTAAGTTATGTGGAATCGAGCTTCCGTTTGAGGAACACAGTAGAAACGTACGGCAATGCCTCAGGCGATTGAAGGAGAGAGTTGAATGTCAATTGTACTAA
- the LOC113280911 gene encoding uncharacterized protein LOC113280911 isoform X3 encodes MVFFLCCCAINHGSCHLCSQKLNSIFEPQRMKHQEDICNVLLDQTRAMQGILKPDGFSPWVHFSEDVLIKLIQLLMADMLSSGKGKEIKKWMKQKMEDAGSKEDISKYLYRSEEKEQSLIYSLQEMGAEVENLKKAKLVDKSRGFIIGKCHSTKTETKKDRLALKKKYSHLQEQLKCASSEYTKLCGIELPFEEHSRNVRQCLRRLKERVECQLY; translated from the exons ATGGTTTTCTTTCTTTGCTGCTGCGCCATAAATCATGGTTCTTGTCATCTCTGCTCACAG AAGCTTAATTCAATATTCGAACCTCAAAGAATGAAGCACCAAGAAGATATCTGCAATGTTCTACTTGATCAAACCAGAGCAATGCAGGGAATACTCAAG CCAGATGGTTTCTCTCCCTGGGTACATTTTTCTGAAGATGTTCTTATTAAACTG ATACAACTTCTAATGGCAGATATGTTAAGCTCAGGAAAAGGCAAAGAAATTAAGAAGTGGATGAAACAGAAGATGGAGGATGCTGGAagcaaagaggatatttcaaagtATCTATACCGTTCCGAAGAAAAGGAACAGTCTTTAATTTATTCATTACAGGAAATGGGAGCCGAGGTTGAAAATCTAAAGAAAGCCAAGCTAGTGGATAAGAGTCGGGGTTTCATAATAGGAAAATGTCACTCGACGAAGACCGAGACAAAGAAAGACAGGCTCGCcctaaagaaaaaatattcg CATTTGCAGGAGCAATTGAAATGCGCATCATCTGAGTATACTAAGTTATGTGGAATCGAGCTTCCGTTTGAGGAACACAGTAGAAACGTACGGCAATGCCTCAGGCGATTGAAGGAGAGAGTTGAATGTCAATTGTACTAA
- the LOC113280911 gene encoding uncharacterized protein LOC113280911 isoform X2, with amino-acid sequence MVLVISAHRDIMMGVVDRWETSPPEEKDQVLQLFVDDVQLNLNNLAYESKDDLLADLEIIKKLNSIFEPQRMKHQEDICNVLLDQTRAMQGILKIQLLMADMLSSGKGKEIKKWMKQKMEDAGSKEDISKYLYRSEEKEQSLIYSLQEMGAEVENLKKAKLVDKSRGFIIGKCHSTKTETKKDRLALKKKYSHLQEQLKCASSEYTKLCGIELPFEEHSRNVRQCLRRLKERVECQLY; translated from the exons ATGGTTCTTGTCATCTCTGCTCACAG GGATATTATGATGGGTGTTGTGGATAGATGGGAAACTTCCCCACCAGAAGAAAAAGACCAAGTCCTACaattatttgttgatgatgtaCAACTCAATCTAAACAATCTTGCATATGAATCTAAGGATGATTTACTTGCAGATTTGGAAATCATCAAA AAGCTTAATTCAATATTCGAACCTCAAAGAATGAAGCACCAAGAAGATATCTGCAATGTTCTACTTGATCAAACCAGAGCAATGCAGGGAATACTCAAG ATACAACTTCTAATGGCAGATATGTTAAGCTCAGGAAAAGGCAAAGAAATTAAGAAGTGGATGAAACAGAAGATGGAGGATGCTGGAagcaaagaggatatttcaaagtATCTATACCGTTCCGAAGAAAAGGAACAGTCTTTAATTTATTCATTACAGGAAATGGGAGCCGAGGTTGAAAATCTAAAGAAAGCCAAGCTAGTGGATAAGAGTCGGGGTTTCATAATAGGAAAATGTCACTCGACGAAGACCGAGACAAAGAAAGACAGGCTCGCcctaaagaaaaaatattcg CATTTGCAGGAGCAATTGAAATGCGCATCATCTGAGTATACTAAGTTATGTGGAATCGAGCTTCCGTTTGAGGAACACAGTAGAAACGTACGGCAATGCCTCAGGCGATTGAAGGAGAGAGTTGAATGTCAATTGTACTAA